From the genome of Magnolia sinica isolate HGM2019 chromosome 12, MsV1, whole genome shotgun sequence:
TAATGGCACCCAAACCTACCTTGTCTAAAAACACCAAGCCACGATTCTCATGGGGAAGGTCCTGGGAGGAGGAAAAATCCTTGTTGAGCTGGGTGGTGCCTAACTGGGCAAGGGCATCTGCTGGCATGTTCCCCCTGTCTAAGGGTGTGAGAGACGCGGAACAAATCCTTCAAATTGAGGGAGAAAATACAAGCCACCCAATGATGCCACTTCCACCCCGCCTTAGAGATGTTGTTGAGCAAATCCACCACCAGCTTCAAGTCTGACTCGACCAACACATTCCACAACCTGAGGCTTGTGCAAATAGAGAGACCTTTAAAGACCGTCATAAGTTTCGTCTTGTTATTTGATCCTACCCCGAAGCCCCGAGAGAAGGCAAAAAGCATATCACCATTATCTCTCCTGCAAATACCACTGCCACCTGACGGTCCCAGGTTGTACAGGGTAGAGCCATCAACATTCAATTTGACCCAGCCCTAATCCGACCTATTCCAAACCACGACAATAGCTTTCTTGCTCACCTGCTAAGCCATGGGAATATGGAGATTCCTGTGTTGAAGTTGGTCTAACCAGGAgggatggctgaaaaccaactaAGAGTCCCCATTAAAAGTCCTACCTAGCCACCAGTTAGTTCGAGAGATCACTGTCCCAATAGTTATCTTCATATTATCAAATCTGGAGGAATTGTGAGCCTTCAATATTTCCCAAAGCAGGAAAATGGGACTGAGGGCTCTGATATGACAAAGCTGACCTCCAATTGGAGACGCCCCCCATAATTGATTTAGCCTTTCCAGCGGTGAGGCGTGCTTAACGAGGGAGATCCCAAAAATGCCGCCGAAATGACTCCAAGCCATCGAAGCCAGGTGACTCGAGACAAAAAGATGCCCCAGAGATTCCCGATGGCCGGCAGATGGGCAGCATACACACCGGGAGGCCATAAAGATGCCTTTAGATTGAATATGATCGTCCACTGGGATCGCCCCTCCAACCAGTCTCCAAACAAAAATCGACAGCTTGGGTGGGACTTGAGGGTGCCAAACCCATCTCGACCAGGCATGCCTATCCCCTGGCAGCTTGAGGTTGAGCCACGCAGACTTCACAGAGAATGAACCTGCAGGAGTAAAAGGCCATATGAAGGAATCGTCCGAATTTGTTGTGCACAGGCCACTTTGGAATATGAAGTTGACAGTTTCCGGAGAGAGATATTCGAGGACAGAGGAGGGAGGGGATGGCTCTTGGTTCCCAAGAAACTCTTTGACCTTCATGCTGCTGAGGGCATGAGGGATTAGTTTAATGACCATGTCCTGCAGGGGACCTAAACCGATCCAGTCAACATCCCAAATGTTGCAATCACCTCTCCCTAATAGACATCTGACATTGGCTTTCATGAAAGGGAGCAATCTAAGGATGCTGTTCCAGATGGGGGAGGCAGCTGATCTGATACGCCTGGAGGGAGAAGAAACATTTTCAAGCTCAGAAGGGATCTCGTATTTGGCCCCCATGTACCTAGCCCAAACTCTCTTACTATTGCCATGAGTGATTGCCCAGGCCATCTTCAAACGCAAAGCCTTCATCATGTCGCACAAACATCTAATGCCCAAACTGCCTTCTAAAAGTGGGGCCGCAATCTTCTTCCACCTGATCCAATGCAGCTTCTTCTTTCCCTCCATCCAGCCCCAGAAGAAATTAGCGAAGCATTTCTCCATGTTTGAAAGACATCTAGCGGGAATAGGGGAGGTAGCCATCGCGTGGACTGGAATGCTGCCAAGGACGTGTCTAATGAGTATAGCCCGACCTACTTGCGACAGAATCCAGGCTTTCCAACCATCCACCTTGGTCAAGATCCTATCCAGTAATGGTATGAAAGCGTCTCAAGAGAGACTACCCTTTGCAATCAGAACACCCAGGTAAGACTCAATGGTGGACGCCCTGGGAATGTTGAGGAGGTTACTGATGCTTCTGACAAGTCTCATAGGGAGCTTGGAGGAGCTGTAAAAGGTACCTAGCGAGATTGATCTTCTGGCCCGACACCTGTTGGAAAGAAGTAAGAAAACCCTTGATCGCAACCAAAGAGATAGCACTGCCGTTAGCGAAAATTAGGGTGTCATCTGCATATAATAAGTGGGATATGATAGGACATGCCCTTTTGAGCTTGAACGGCTGGCAGGTTTGGAGCTTAAATAGATCTGAAATACCCTTGCTTAAAACCTTTGTCGCAATGATGAAAAGGTAGGGGGATAGAGGATCTCCTTACCTCAGCTCGCGCGATGATTTAAAGAAACCATTCACTTCCCCATTAAGCAGCATGGAGAACCAACAGTTATTCTAGCATTTCTCCAAAATATAGACCCATCTGCTGTTGAAGCCAAAGAGAAGAAGAACACTCTTGAGGAAGCACTAATTGACCCTGTCATAAGATTTCTCCATATCAAGCTTAATCACAATGTTGCCACCACGAGCTTTTCTATCTAGTTCCCTGAATAATTCTTAAGCCAGCGCGATATTTTCAGTTATATTGCGGCCCTGAATGAACGCTCCTTGTTCGGGGGAGATAATGTTGGGCAAGATAATAGCCAATCTAGAAGCAAGCACCTTGGAAAAAATTTTAAAGATATAATTGCAGAGACTTATAAGCCTGAACTAGTTGAAGGAGGATGGGCTTGCTGACTTGGGGATGAGCCAAATTAAGGCAGATGTAAAGGCTCTAGGGATTGTCCCCCCGTTAAACAGGGAGGTGGTGGCTGCAGGAATATTAGGTCCAAAAATCTTCTAAATCTCCTTGAAGAAAGCACCACCAAAGCCATCTGGGCCTGGGGTGCTGTCAGAAGGAAGCGAAAAAACTGCTTGATGGACCTCCTCTATGGTGGGCGGGTTCAGCAGAAAGGAATTATCCTCATCAGAGATGCTGATGGGGATGTGGGCTAACATAGTTTCAGTCTGCTGGGCGAAGACCTGATCAGTGCCAGTCGGCTCATCATCAGACAGCAGATTGCTAAAGAACAGGACTGCAGCGTTTTGAATTTCTTAAGGATCATCAAGCACCGTATCATCTTCCAATTTGATTTCCTTGATGTTCGCTCTCCTAGCTCGGTCAGTGGCTGATAGGTGGAAGAACTTAGTGTTGCAGTCTCCCTCCCTTAGCCAATTATTACACACCTTCTGTTTCCAGAAAATTTCCTTGGCTAGTTCCCACCTGGCCAGGGAGTTTTGGGCAAAAAAATCTTCTTCCAGGCAGGGGACGACACTGTCCTGCTGGCTGTGTTCTAGCTGGTCTAGCCTTTGTTCATCCTCCTTTCGCTTTGTGAAAACATTCTCGAAGGATTCTCTGTTCCAGGTTTTGAGAGCCTGCTTAACTTTCCTGAGTTTGAGCAAAATCGAAATCATTGGAGAAGCAGAGGCTTCACTATCCCAAGTAGTCTTAACTATATTCTGAAAATCTTCATAAAGACACCACATACGCTGAAAACGAAACGATTTCAGACAAGGTGGAGGGGAGCACGGGAAAGAAATCATCAAGGTGTCATGGTCAGAGTTCGAACGAGGCAGGTGAGCAACT
Proteins encoded in this window:
- the LOC131220203 gene encoding uncharacterized protein LOC131220203 is translated as MVEGPSLTQETGILLRRAVDDAGLIDVDFSGNRFTWSNNQSENVRTWARLDRALYNADWLRSFPLFQVAHLPRSNSDHDTLMISFPCSPPPCLKSFRFQRMWCLYEDFQNIVKTTWDSEASASPMISILLKLRKVKQALKTWNRESFENVFTKRKEDEQRLDQLEHSQQDSVVPCLEEDFFAQNSLARWELAKEIFWKQKVCNNWLREGDCNTKFFHLSATDRARRANIKEIKLEDDTVFAQQTETMLAHIPISISDEDNSFLLNPPTIEEVHQAVFSLPSDSTPGPDGFGGAFFKEI